Below is a genomic region from Bacillus mycoides.
ATTGCCTTAAAATTACTTCTAACGATTCTTCCATTTCTTTCGGATTATTCCTCTGCGATAAAGCGTATTCGCATTGCGAAATAATAACAGATGTTGGTGTTCTTAATTCATGAGATGCGTCAGATGTAAATTGTTTTTCACTTTCAAATGATGTCTCCAATCGCTCAAACATTTTGTCAAAGGTTTGTGCTAAATGATACATTTCGTCTTTCGATGACCCTTGTAAATTAATTCTCTTCGAAAGGTCTTTACCATCACCAATTTCACTGGCTGAATCACTCATTTGTTGCACAGGTCGAAACGCTCTTTGCGTAATAAAATATCCTCCCACTGCCGCAATGAGAATAAGTAATGGAAATGAGATGAGTGTTACCACAATAAGCGTATTCATGGTCGATGATAATTGATTCATGGTCATTATGCCACGAACCCAGACTTGCTCATCGCCGCCTACATTATGGAGAAAATCATATACTATCCATTCCTTATTACCGTCTTTAATGGTTTGTATTTCATCGGATTTAAGCGATACCTTTTTATTAAAGGTCGTTGGATTATGTCCTGCCAGCAGCTCACCTTGTTTACTATAAATGATGATATTTACTCCATCTTCTAAGGCTTCAAATTCATCGTCAATCTTTAACTGTCCATGCTTATATTCGATATCTTCAATGCTTTCTTTTACTGTGCTCTTCAATTGATTTTTCATATTAAAAAGCAAAACTTTATCTGAAGAAGTTAAAATAAAAGCTAACACGAGTGCCATAATAATTACAACTAGCCCCGTATACCATAGGGTCACTCTCATTTTTATTGATAGTCTTTTCATGATTCTACTCGCAATACGTAACCAGTTCCTCGTACTGTATGAATTAACTTCGTTTCAAACTGGCTATCAATTTTTTTGCGAAGATAGCGGACGTAAACATCAATAATATTCGAGCCACCTTCATAGTCGTAATTCCACACATGTTGCTCAATTTTATCTCGTGTCAACACAACTTCTTTATTACGAATCATATATTCTAAAATAGCAAATTCTTTACTGGAAAGATTGATAACTTGATCTCCTCTTGTTACTTTATGCATATTGCAATCCACCACTAGGTCAGCGATTTCAAACACATTAGATGTATTTCCTGTTTTTCTTCGCATCAACACTCGAATTCTTGCTAACAGCTCATCAAAAGCAAAGGGCTTTACTAAATAATCGTCCGCACCTAAGTCGAGTCCTGTTACGCGATCATCAATTGTATCTTTAGCTGTAAGAAGCAAGACAGGAGTTGTATTATTGTCCGCACGTAATCTTTGTAATACTTGTAAACCATCTATTCCGGGAATCATAATGTCAAGCACAATCAAATCGTAGGTAGCCATGCTTATATAATCCAAAGCATCTTCTCCATTCCCACATCCATCGACACTATAATATTCTGCATTTAATCGTTTTACCAATATATTTTGTAAGTCTTTTTCATCTTCGACAATAAGAACTCGCATTAACATTCTCCTTTTCTTCTTATTTATATGTATCACTATAATTCCGAAACATTAAAGAAAGATTAGAAACTATTTAATTATATCATTTTATCCCGCATTAACGGGCAGTAAGACTCCTACCTCAAAATTCGGCGAATGCGAGAGAGTTAGGTGGGAGCCCTGCTGCCCGTAAAAGCCCGATTGGTGAGGGCTGATAATCAGTGGGGGATGGACAAAACCCCCATTGATTAAAGTTTCACTTTATTTTTTGGCACATTAATCTTCCTTTAATGTTTGTTCAGTAATATAAGGACATGGATAAGGTGCACATGTAAAGGGAGGAGAACATAATGGGAAAATGGATGATGATTGGAGCAATGTCTTGTTTATTCTTAACAGCTTGTTCTACTCAAGCTGATAACGATACAGAAATACAACAACTGAAAGTAGAAAACGATACATCACAAAAAGAAGGTACGCAACTACAACACGAACCACACAAAACAGGGCCTGCTATGAATGATACTAAGCAAACACAAGATTTCAAAAACGAAGTCACATCTATTGTAGAAAAGGCAAATAATACGAAACCAGTTGGAGCAAAAGAAGATAACTTAAATACGTACTTAGCAGCAAAAAAAGAAATTGACCAATTAGATGACAAGATAGATCTATCTGATGATCAGCTAGAAGCAGATTTTCACGCTGGGACGATAACTGTTGAACAATATCAAATACAAGAAAGAGAACAAGATATACTTGAAGATCAATTAGAGCAAGCAGAAAATGTACTTGAAGCAAGATTTGGAATAAATGATTAATTATTAAGGAGTGGATGGAAATGTTAAAACATAAAAAGAAAATAATTATAAGTGTAATTGCTATTTTAATAATCGGTATCGCTATTGTTGGTGGATATTATGGTATGGGTTACAATTATGCGAAAAAGAATGAAAACTATACAGAGAAACAAGTTCGTGAAATTTCTTTAGCTCATACAAATGGAGAAATTATTAATGTGAAAAAAGAATTCGAATTAGAAGATGACAACTTAGCACAATCTAAATTTGAATATGAAGTGGAAATCAAGACACCCGAGAATCTATTAAATATTTTAAAGGTTAGTGCTAGAACAGGCACGATAGAAATCAATAATGAAGACTGAAGAAATATTGATAAATAAAATATCACGTATTTTAAAAAACTTCTAACAAAATTTGTTAGAAGTTTTTTCACGTTTATACTCTACTATTCTAAAAGGGGCCAGCTACATCGCTATCAAGTTAAGAAATACACTCATCTAAAAAACAAAAATATAGACTGTATTCATCATTTTCTACTCCTCACAAAATGATTGTTTTTTAATCTGGGTAAATTTTTAGGTTGAAGGTTACGGTTCTTCAAACCATTGCTGCACTTGCGAAAAAAGGGGCCAAAATTCCGGCTCCTTTTTTTCGCTATTTGTGGGCAGTAAAACTCCCACCTCAAAATTCAGCTGGAGCAAAGGAGTTAGGTGGGAGCCCTGCTGCCCGTAAACGCCCGATTGGCGAAGGCTAATAATCAGTGGGGATGGACAAAACCCCCCACTGATTAAAGTTTCACTTTATGAAGACCTAGTTAGTTTGGAAGTTTGAAAATGATGAGGTGATACAAGTGCAAACAGGAGTTATTTGTAAACAATGTAATAATGAATACAAACATCTAAAGCAATAAGATAAAAGGTTGGTGGTCCTCCATGCCCATCAACCTTTTTATTATGAAGTAACACCTAAACGTATTATATTATTTTTTTTATTAACAGACATAAAAATAATTTGTTTTTATTGATAATTACCAAACGCCATTGTAAAATGTTTGTATATATATAAACTAAATCGATTTTCGTTTGATTTTAAGAGGGGAGGTAGGAAGTGTTAATAATAATAAAATAATGGTTATATCACCTACAAAGAGCCGTAAAAAGAATGGAACCAGTACGGAAAAGATACTTTTGTGAAAAGTTCAAAAAATAATAATTATTTACTCTTGAAGAAAATTTACAACCATATGGAGAATAAGGTTATGCAAAAAAAGTCTTAAAAGGGGGACGGAATTATGGAACAAAGAAAGTTTTCAGTAACACCTCAAGATCGAATGAATTATGTATTAGGTCTTTATTCTGCAGATCAACAAATTAATGCAGTTCTTTATTTTCCTGTAGGTATATCAAAGGAAATACTTGAACAATCAGTAAGGATAACGTTACAATTGCAGCCGGTTTTGAACAGCCGGTTTGTAGAAAATGATATCCCTTACTGGGAGGAACATTCATCTGCCACTAACTCACCTATTTGCCTTTTTGCAGAAGGAAATAATCAAGAACTTGAAATAATGGCAATAGATTTTATTAAGGAACCCGGTGATCGTATTCAGGGGCCTATGGTTCAAACAAAATTATTACGAGGCACTACAACAGATATGTTAGTTGTGAAATTATCTCATCTATGTTCAGATGGCGCAGGGGTCAAGGAATATATTAATTTGCTTGGAGCAATTTATACTCAACTTTCCTTGGGACAATCTAAGAATCAAATTATGAAGGAATTTGGTGAGGGAAATGAGAGTTTTCGAGATCAATCACATGTATTCAAATATGCTGGAATATCGGACATAAAAAGCGCGTATCGTCCTAGCCAAGAACAACAGGCATCGTTATGGTCTTTTCCATCTCAACCCAACAAAAATAAATCCCCTCAAATGTCTGTACGGCGGTTGAGCCATGAGCAATCTCTACGTCTAACCCAATGGACAAAAGCACAACAGGCTACCTTGAATGATGTAATCATGACTGCCTACTTCCGAGTTTTATCACATTTCACTGTGTATGCAGAACCTCGCACCGCAGAAAAAATGATCGGTTTAACAATTGATTTACGTCGATATCTGCCTAATTATACAACTGGTGCTATTTGCAACTTATCCGGCATGGAAATGCCAGTGATTAAAATGGAGGATAATGAATCATTTAATCAGACTCTCGTTCGAATTAAACAATCAATGGATAAAATAAAGTCTCAAAATCCAGGTCTGTCTTCAGCAGCAGGAATGGAGCTACTGGCAGGTATGAAGCTATCTGTGGTGAAGGAAATGTATAATCAGCAATACGAGCAGGCTTTACAGATGGGGATGGCGTTGCCGTTACTGACAAATTTCGGGGTGATCGCTGATGAACCTATTCAGTTTGGTGAAGTTCAAGCTGAGGACGGGTATATGACATCACCCATTATGTATGCGCCATTCTTTTCAATGGGTGCAAGCTTTTATAATGGGAGACTTACATTTACGATTGGTTATCATACACCGGATACATCAAAAGAAGAGGTAGACAAATTTTTGGAAAGTGTTGTTAATCAACTATCATAAATAAAAGGGAATATAGAGCGGAAATTTCTAGCGGAATTGTATTTTAGTGGCTCGTCCCCATGTTCATCAAGCTAATATTTTGAAGTATCCCTAAAACGAAAATTTTATATCACTACAACAGTTATTTATGAGAATTCAGGTCATTTTTTTCGTTTTGGGGTATTCGCTTTTCTTAGCTTGATGGTTATGGGCGGTACCCCAGTAAAGAAAGAAATAGGGAAAACACCCTATTTCTTTTTATTTCTATGAAAAAATATAATTATTAAGCCGAAAGTAACGATAATAATTAGAAGTAACAAGTGTATAAGTGCATCAGTTTTTCCATTTAATAAAGACTTTATAAAGAAATCCCATTCTGTTTCATAGGGGGCTCTGCCCAATTTCGTTGCAGTCCTACATACATTCCATTTAAGAAAAAGACGATACTTAATAGAATCCTTCCAATAAATACGGCAACTACTTTTATATTCCAATGCTTTATCATGATTACATACAGGATTGGGAATAGTATAAGTATCTAAAAAACAATAATATAGATTGTATTTATCATTCCTTACTCCTAACAAAATGATTGTTTTTTAATCTAGGTGAGTCTTCAGGTTGAAGGGGTTTTTAATACTGTCTACTTGACAGGGATAAGACCAAATTCCGGCTCTTTTTTATCCCACAAAAGCCCGATTGGTGTGGGATAAAAAAGGAGGAATGGACACCCACCTGATTAAAGTTTCACTTTATCTCTCCGTCTCAAAAAACTCAATCCACTCTCCGTCAGGGCCAGCGAAGAATATGTAACGTGTTCCATCTGGTAATGTTTCAATTTCTTCTCCTAGTAGAAAGGTTACTTTGTGTTTCTTTAGTCTTTCGATTTCATCCTCTAATGAATCCACTTTAAAGCAAATGTGGTGTACTTTTCCTTCTGCCGGAAGAGAAGAGTTGTAGCCTTCAATGAGTTCGAGTATCGTTTCCTTCGATTCTTCTACACCTAAAAAAGCGAGTTTTAAGTCTGGATTCGGGTGCCCCATACGTTTAATGAGCTGTAAGCCGACTACTTCTTCATAAAATGAAATAGATGTTTCTAAGTTTGCAACCATAAGTCCAACGTGTTCTATTCTTCTAACTGGCATGTAGATTCCTTCTTTCTGAAAATTATATACAATATATTATTGAAAATTAAGAAAATAAGCAAGATAAAAACCTTACAAATTTTAGCGTGTTATATGGTATAGTGAGAAAGTATGTTTGGGGAGAAGGAAGGAGATTATACGATGAATACAACTACTCAAACTCCTTCATTATCGGCAACGATGAAAGAGTGGCATTATGCATTAGCGTATGAAATTAAACATTGGAAAACGATAGGTGGTAGTAAAATTTCTATCATGAACGGTCGTTTTTTATATACAGATTATGAAAGTACAGTATACGTATTTCAGCTTATTTCGGAAGTAAGCTTACCTGAAGGTTCACCAATTCGAATTGAGTTCGATGGTGAGGAAGCGACGGGGGAAGTATTATCTGTACATGGATTAGAAATAGAACTGAAATTAAATGATTATATACAAGGTGAAATACGAGAAGCGGTTTTATACAGTGAACCGTGGCAATTGTTAGAACAACTACAAGAGCGATTGAAAGAGGCACATAAAGATAAGCTAAAACGTAATCGTATAAAGCGTCTTGTTGATGGGACGAGCAGTCCGAAACATCTTGAAAAGATGAAAAATACGAAAAATGAATTGGCGTATCGTTCTTTTTACAATCCAACAACGTACGTGTGGGGACCACCGGGAACAGGGAAGTCGTACAATTTATCACGTATTATTTCGGCTCATTATCAAAAAGGAAAATCGGTACTTGTGTTAGCTCATAGTAATGCGGCAGTAGACGTATTAATGAGCGAGGTAACGAAGCAAATTGAGAAGAAAAAGAAATGGACGCCTGGCGAAATTGTTCGTTACGGTTATAGTCAACATGAACATATACGAAATCATGAAACGTTACTTGCATCGAAGTTAGTTGAAACGACGAATGGATCTTGGGGAGAAGAAAGACTCTATTTAGAAGAGACACGACAAGATCTTCGTGAAAAGATTTTATCATATAAAGCGACTTCTGCTGATAAGAAGCGTATACAAGAGATTGAAAGTGATCTTCGAAAGCAAAAAGCGAAAATTAAAGAAGTAGAAAAAGAATACATTGAAAATGCGAAAGTAATCGGTGCGACTTTATCGAAATGTGCAATTGATTCACTTATTTATGAGCGTACATTTGATTTAGTTGTCGTAGATGAAGTAAGTATGGCTTATGTTCCGCAAATCGCATTAGCTGCTTCACTTGGGAAACGTATTGTCGTTTGTGGTGACTTTTTACAGTTACCTCCGATTGCGATGGCGAACCATGAACTCGTTCGAAAATGGCTCGGTGAAGATATGTTTTATCATGCAGGGATTGTTGATTCTGTAAATAAATCAGAAGCACATCCGAACCTTTTTATGCTGCAGGAGCAAAGACGTATGCATACGGATATATCGAAGTTTACGAATTCATTTATTTATAAAAATAGAGTGTACGATCATCCATCTGTTTCAGAGCGTAAAGAACTTGCGAAACTGCAACCGTTCGCAAATGAGGCGAGTGTTTTATTTGATACGAGCTTAATGGGAGCCTTTTCTTTAAAAGACGCTGCTTCCGGTTCTCGTTTTAATATTATGTCTGGTTTAGTAGCGATGCAAATGATGTTAATTGGATTGTTAGACGGTGTTCAATCTATCGGTGTAGTTACGCCTTACAGGGCACAGTCCCGCTTTTTATCAACGTGCATTAGAGAAATGTTGCAGAAAACGAAATATCAAAACATACCAGTTTTAGCGGCGACAGTTCATAAGTTTCAAGGGTCTGAAAGAGATATGATGATTTTTGATACGGTAGATAGTTATCCGCAAGAACGACCTGGCGTGTTATTCTTTGACCATAAAAATCATCGCCTCGTCAACGTTGCAGTTACGAGAGCGAGAGGGAAGTTCATTCAATTATCAGATTGCCACTACATGCGTAAAAATCTTTCGAGAAAACAAGCGTTATCACAATTAACAGCTCATATAGAACGTCACGGAGATGTATATGATCGCACGACATCAAGACAATTGTGGGAGCGGAAAATTTCGAAACGTTTACGCTGGTTTATGGAAATGAATCTTGAAGAGCCGAAAGGGTTATTGAAAGATATTTTAGCCGCAAAACGAAAAATTATTATTTCACTTCCAAGTACAAAGCAAGTGGATAAGCGAGTCTGGCAAGCGTTAATGCGTACAAATGCGCAAATAACAGTGTATAGTGATGGACCAGTTCCGTTAAAAAATGTAAAGTTACAAAGACAAAATAAAGCATTCCCGTTTATCGTAATCGATGATGAAATCTTTTGGGCAGGAGCACCTCTTACATCTCAAATGATGTTTGAAGGTAGTATGGAATTTCCGTACATATGTGCAAGATTACAAGCACCTGAAACAATTGGCGTATTAAAAGGGTTTTTAGATATTCGGTAAATTCATATAGGAATTCCTTGACTTTTGTCTGGAATGAACTTAGAATGAAAATAATTTAATATAATTTTATGAAAATTCTTATCACGAGAGGTAGAGGGACTGGCCCTATGACACCTCGGCAGCGGATTCTTTATGAATACTGTGCCAATTCCAGCAAGGTAACTTGAAAGATAAGAAAGAAGCTCATTTTGACTGTATATACAGAAGCCTCTTTCTATCTTTTAGAAAGAGGCTTTTTTACGTGAAAATAAAAGGAGGAAGAAAAATGGGAGCGACAGGAGTAACGTCACAAAGAAAAACAATTGAAGAGAGTATAGAAAGAAATAAGGAAAAGTACATAGAAACAAGTCATAATATTCATGCGAATCCGGAGATTGGTAACCAAGAGTTTTACGCATCAAGAACGTTAAGTTTGTTGTTAGGAAGCGCAGGATTTCAGTTGCAGCACAATATAGCTGGTCATGAAACAGGATTTATCGCGCGAAAAAGTTCCGGGAAACAAGGACCAGTTATCGCATTTTTAGCTGAGTATGATGCTTTACCAGGACTCGGTCATGCGTGTGGTCACAATTTAATCGGAACAATTAGCGTTGCAGCAGCGATCGCGTTATCAGAAACGCTTGAGGAAATCGGCGGAGAAGTTGTCGTGTTCGGAACACCAGCAGAAGAGGGCGGGCCAAATGGTAGCGCAAAATCGAGTTATGTGAAAGCTGGCTTATTTAAAAACATTGATGCGGCGCTTATGATTCATCCGAGCGGAAAAACAGCTCCAACGAGTCCGTCACTAGCAGTTGATCCACTAGATTTTCATTTTTACGGAAAAACAGCTCACGCAGCGGCCTCACCAGAAGAAGGAATTAACGCATTAGATGCGATTATCCAGCTGTATAACAGTATTAATGCACTTCGCCAACAACTCCCATCAGATGTGAGAATTCATGGTGTTATTACTGAGGGCGGGAAAGCACCTAATATTATTCCTGACTACGCCGCAGCAAGGTTCTTCATCCGCGCAGCAACGAGAAAAAGATGTGCGGAAGTAACAGAGAAAGTAAGAAACATCGCACAAGGAGCAGCGTTAGCAACAGGTACAAAAGTAAAAATTCATCAATTCCAAAATGAAATCGATGAACTACTCGTAACAAAAACATTTAATGACGTTGTAGCGGAAGAGTTAGAACTACTAGGTGAAGATGTAAACCGTAAAGAAAGAGTAGGAATTGGCTCAACAGATGCAGGAAATGTAAGCCAAGTCGTACCGACAATTCATCCGTACATTAAAATCGGTCCAGATGACTTAATTGCACATACGAATGAATTTAGAGAAGCGGCACGTTCAGAATTAGGAGATAAAGCGCTAATTACATCCGCAAAAGCACTAGCAAATACGGCGTATCGATTAATTACAGAAGAAGGTTTGTTAGAAAAGGTGAAGGAGGAGTTTAGGGAGGAGCAGAGGAATCAGGGGTAGGTGGTTAAAATACAGTTGAGTGTTCTCTTTTCGAAGAGAAATCTGATTAATAAGTGAAAATGCAATAAAAAAGAACATTGATTTTTCAATGTTCTTTTTTATTTACTAATCATTTATTTCTTCGTTATTTTGATAACAAATTTCTTCAGCAATTTCTTGGATGCGATCTAGTTTAATACCATCTTTTTGTTCAATAGATAATGGATGGTCTGTTAGTTCGAGTTGAATATAAGGTTTGTAACCGATTTCTCTAGTATGAACCATTGTTTTTAAACTTACTGTATCTGGATAACAAGGAAGTTGGGTAGATAACCAACCAAACATTGGCTCTAATTCGTTTTCTCTTCCTTTCGTTTCCCAGTAATCAAGCGTCTTTTGGAAGTTTGTTTCACTTAAAGATACCCATACATCCCATATAAAAGGTCCCTCTCCATCTAAAACTGGAATTTCAATACAACCTTTCATAAAGAAATATTCATCATCAATTACACATAGATCTTCATCCATTTCAACTCGACTCTCTAGCTCTTCTTCAGGGATATAGTAAAAATAATCGGGAGCCTCATTCCCATAACATATAGGGAGTTCATCGTGAAATACTCCGCAAAATTTACAAACATAGCCTATTTTTTCGTTCATTAATTTTCTCCTAACCATCTATAACAATTGTGTTTGATCATTTGATTTTAAATAGATTATATCATTTGTTTTTTTGATTTCTCTCACAAAGAAGCAACTTTTAATGTTAGCGGAGGTTAATACGTATCCTTTTATCAGAACGACAATTTCTCTTCAAATTCACTCTTTAAAACAATTAAAGGAGATGATAATCCAAATTGCATTAAAGAGTCTAAAAATGCAGCGAGAGAATCCATCGAATCGCTCATGACTTTCATCATATAATTAAATTCCCCGCTAATTCGATATAAATCTGTTACTTCAGGAGCGGCATTACAATATTGGATAAAATCAGAGCATTGACTCGTTTTGAACATAATGAATGCTTGGATGTTTTTATTAATTTTGGAAGGCTCAAATTTCGTTCGGTAAGCAGCTATAACCCCTTGATCTTCAAGCTTGTTAATGCGTTCTTTTACAGCAGGCTGCGTCATGGATATAATACGTCCTATTTCTGAAACAGAAATTCTCGCATTTTCATACAACAAGTTCATAATTTTATGGTCAATTTCATCTAGTTTTACTGCGTTTTGCATTGGATAGCCCCCCTTTTTATTTTCTAAAGTAAATCGTAAATTATAACTATAATATCATAAGTGAAGGAACTAAATTACCTATAAATCTATATTTAAAATTATTAGTATTTGCTTAAAAATATAAGTATAGGATTTATCCCGCTATTTGCGGGCAGTAAAACTCCCACCTCAAAATTCAGCTGGAGCAAAGTGGTTAGGTGAGAGATTAACTGCCCGTAAAAGCCCGATTGGTGAGGGCTGATAATCAGTGGGGGATGAAGAAAACCCCCACTGATTAAAGTTTCACTTTATCAAACGAAAATTTAGGAAGGGTGGAAAAAATGAAGAATCTTGATGGGAAAGTAGCGTTAGTAACAGGGGCGAGTCGCGGTATTGGTCGTGCGATTGCGATGAGATTGGCAA
It encodes:
- a CDS encoding PepSY domain-containing protein, producing the protein MLKHKKKIIISVIAILIIGIAIVGGYYGMGYNYAKKNENYTEKQVREISLAHTNGEIINVKKEFELEDDNLAQSKFEYEVEIKTPENLLNILKVSARTGTIEINNED
- a CDS encoding VOC family protein, coding for MPVRRIEHVGLMVANLETSISFYEEVVGLQLIKRMGHPNPDLKLAFLGVEESKETILELIEGYNSSLPAEGKVHHICFKVDSLEDEIERLKKHKVTFLLGEEIETLPDGTRYIFFAGPDGEWIEFFETER
- a CDS encoding condensation domain-containing protein: MEQRKFSVTPQDRMNYVLGLYSADQQINAVLYFPVGISKEILEQSVRITLQLQPVLNSRFVENDIPYWEEHSSATNSPICLFAEGNNQELEIMAIDFIKEPGDRIQGPMVQTKLLRGTTTDMLVVKLSHLCSDGAGVKEYINLLGAIYTQLSLGQSKNQIMKEFGEGNESFRDQSHVFKYAGISDIKSAYRPSQEQQASLWSFPSQPNKNKSPQMSVRRLSHEQSLRLTQWTKAQQATLNDVIMTAYFRVLSHFTVYAEPRTAEKMIGLTIDLRRYLPNYTTGAICNLSGMEMPVIKMEDNESFNQTLVRIKQSMDKIKSQNPGLSSAAGMELLAGMKLSVVKEMYNQQYEQALQMGMALPLLTNFGVIADEPIQFGEVQAEDGYMTSPIMYAPFFSMGASFYNGRLTFTIGYHTPDTSKEEVDKFLESVVNQLS
- a CDS encoding DUF2199 domain-containing protein, producing MNEKIGYVCKFCGVFHDELPICYGNEAPDYFYYIPEEELESRVEMDEDLCVIDDEYFFMKGCIEIPVLDGEGPFIWDVWVSLSETNFQKTLDYWETKGRENELEPMFGWLSTQLPCYPDTVSLKTMVHTREIGYKPYIQLELTDHPLSIEQKDGIKLDRIQEIAEEICYQNNEEIND
- a CDS encoding sensor histidine kinase, with the protein product MKRLSIKMRVTLWYTGLVVIIMALVLAFILTSSDKVLLFNMKNQLKSTVKESIEDIEYKHGQLKIDDEFEALEDGVNIIIYSKQGELLAGHNPTTFNKKVSLKSDEIQTIKDGNKEWIVYDFLHNVGGDEQVWVRGIMTMNQLSSTMNTLIVVTLISFPLLILIAAVGGYFITQRAFRPVQQMSDSASEIGDGKDLSKRINLQGSSKDEMYHLAQTFDKMFERLETSFESEKQFTSDASHELRTPTSVIISQCEYALSQRNNPKEMEESLEVILRQSRKMSVLISQLLLLARVDQEKHNTFQFECINMSELTEIVVEELSLMVQEASINITTHIEEDLFIKADQTLMMRLLMNLLTNAIAYSKANGTVNMQLFRDETNIIGKVSDNGIGISEQHIAKIWDRFYRVDAARTSSNNGNTGLGLSMVKWIIELHGGEITVESELGEGSTFTFKLPIENRA
- a CDS encoding response regulator transcription factor gives rise to the protein MRVLIVEDEKDLQNILVKRLNAEYYSVDGCGNGEDALDYISMATYDLIVLDIMIPGIDGLQVLQRLRADNNTTPVLLLTAKDTIDDRVTGLDLGADDYLVKPFAFDELLARIRVLMRRKTGNTSNVFEIADLVVDCNMHKVTRGDQVINLSSKEFAILEYMIRNKEVVLTRDKIEQHVWNYDYEGGSNIIDVYVRYLRKKIDSQFETKLIHTVRGTGYVLRVES
- a CDS encoding M20 family metallopeptidase, with translation MGATGVTSQRKTIEESIERNKEKYIETSHNIHANPEIGNQEFYASRTLSLLLGSAGFQLQHNIAGHETGFIARKSSGKQGPVIAFLAEYDALPGLGHACGHNLIGTISVAAAIALSETLEEIGGEVVVFGTPAEEGGPNGSAKSSYVKAGLFKNIDAALMIHPSGKTAPTSPSLAVDPLDFHFYGKTAHAAASPEEGINALDAIIQLYNSINALRQQLPSDVRIHGVITEGGKAPNIIPDYAAARFFIRAATRKRCAEVTEKVRNIAQGAALATGTKVKIHQFQNEIDELLVTKTFNDVVAEELELLGEDVNRKERVGIGSTDAGNVSQVVPTIHPYIKIGPDDLIAHTNEFREAARSELGDKALITSAKALANTAYRLITEEGLLEKVKEEFREEQRNQG
- a CDS encoding AAA domain-containing protein codes for the protein MFGEKEGDYTMNTTTQTPSLSATMKEWHYALAYEIKHWKTIGGSKISIMNGRFLYTDYESTVYVFQLISEVSLPEGSPIRIEFDGEEATGEVLSVHGLEIELKLNDYIQGEIREAVLYSEPWQLLEQLQERLKEAHKDKLKRNRIKRLVDGTSSPKHLEKMKNTKNELAYRSFYNPTTYVWGPPGTGKSYNLSRIISAHYQKGKSVLVLAHSNAAVDVLMSEVTKQIEKKKKWTPGEIVRYGYSQHEHIRNHETLLASKLVETTNGSWGEERLYLEETRQDLREKILSYKATSADKKRIQEIESDLRKQKAKIKEVEKEYIENAKVIGATLSKCAIDSLIYERTFDLVVVDEVSMAYVPQIALAASLGKRIVVCGDFLQLPPIAMANHELVRKWLGEDMFYHAGIVDSVNKSEAHPNLFMLQEQRRMHTDISKFTNSFIYKNRVYDHPSVSERKELAKLQPFANEASVLFDTSLMGAFSLKDAASGSRFNIMSGLVAMQMMLIGLLDGVQSIGVVTPYRAQSRFLSTCIREMLQKTKYQNIPVLAATVHKFQGSERDMMIFDTVDSYPQERPGVLFFDHKNHRLVNVAVTRARGKFIQLSDCHYMRKNLSRKQALSQLTAHIERHGDVYDRTTSRQLWERKISKRLRWFMEMNLEEPKGLLKDILAAKRKIIISLPSTKQVDKRVWQALMRTNAQITVYSDGPVPLKNVKLQRQNKAFPFIVIDDEIFWAGAPLTSQMMFEGSMEFPYICARLQAPETIGVLKGFLDIR
- a CDS encoding Lrp/AsnC family transcriptional regulator; amino-acid sequence: MQNAVKLDEIDHKIMNLLYENARISVSEIGRIISMTQPAVKERINKLEDQGVIAAYRTKFEPSKINKNIQAFIMFKTSQCSDFIQYCNAAPEVTDLYRISGEFNYMMKVMSDSMDSLAAFLDSLMQFGLSSPLIVLKSEFEEKLSF